From the Natronoarchaeum philippinense genome, the window ATATGAGGGGGTTTTCAGAAGGATATTTATTGTATGAGCACATAGCTGTACGTGCCGGCGCGTACCGTGCCGGATGTACCCAATGCCCACGTGTGACCACTGCGACGCGCACGTTTCCGACCGGTTCGAACGAGTGTTCGCCGACAAGCACGGCCGCATCTTCGCGTGTCCGAGCTGTTCGGCGAACGCAGGTATCGCCGAGGCAGCGCGACAGCGAGCCCGCTGAGTGTCGGACCGCTCGGCCTGCGCCGCTGAGTGATCACCACGCGAAGCCTTTCTGTGCCCCCGCCCCGACCGACAATCCGTGAGTGACCACTACGTCTACGTGCTGGAGTGTGCCGATGGGACCTTCTACACCGGCTACACCACCGATGTCGAGCGCCGCGTCGCCGAGCACGACGCCGGAGAGGGGGCCAAGTACACGCGCGGTCGCACGCCGGTCGAACTCGTCCACACCGAACGCTTCGACTCGCGGTCGGCCGCGATGTCCCGGGAGTACGAACTCAAACAGCTCTCCCGTCCCGCCAAAGAGCGCCTCGTCGACGCCGAGTGATCGGCGCGCCACCACCGTCTTTTTCGCACCGGCTCTCGAAGCGAGCGTATGGACACGGCGATATCGTTCGGGACCGACGGCTGGCGAGCGACCCTAGAGGAGTTCACGGCGCCCCGCGTCCGAATGGTCGGACAGGCGGTCGTCGACTACCTCGACGCGGTTGGGCGCGGCGACGAACCGATCGTCGTCGGCTACGACGCCCG encodes:
- a CDS encoding DUF7563 family protein, translating into MPTCDHCDAHVSDRFERVFADKHGRIFACPSCSANAGIAEAARQRAR
- a CDS encoding GIY-YIG nuclease family protein, encoding MSDHYVYVLECADGTFYTGYTTDVERRVAEHDAGEGAKYTRGRTPVELVHTERFDSRSAAMSREYELKQLSRPAKERLVDAE